In Nitrososphaerota archaeon, one genomic interval encodes:
- a CDS encoding ABC transporter permease, whose product MSSIFKIFGDQRTYRKIIRSVKNFWNSFKRNKKGIVGLAILLFFIVIAILAPILAPHDPLNDYYVAGHRAAPEWAAPFLSSYSLNMFPVKDPKFLSEDALSEWDISLPHGSLFEASSSYSKITITPDMQKILALPKEQNVLGSIHISLKKTSKESFSLKTINISKTFIYEYSAPPKKFICSFMALKEGPEDIYVTINYFIITPKYGKVILLSKRLSENSWLIQNVDSHSSDVKRNVGKLVGDPTGILTEVPSTLFTTKGKYTFGIQIDIYDESQNESNADIYLTNMNIKLLGSAYGVLGTDWAGRDLYSQLLYGSRTTLYIAFLCAFLSVGIGLVVGLVSGYVGGLTDEISMRFTDVLLTLPYLPLVLVLMAVLGAKIENLIILLGFLGWMGFARMVRSQTLSLKERAFVEASRALGASTGHIIFKHILPNVMGLVYVALALNVPTIIVAEAWLSFLGLGDPNRVTWGKMIFEAEINHALTEFNWILPPGICIGLISLSFVLIGYSLDEILNPRLRKR is encoded by the coding sequence ATGTCAAGCATATTTAAAATTTTTGGAGATCAAAGAACTTATAGAAAAATTATTAGAAGTGTAAAGAATTTTTGGAATAGTTTTAAAAGAAATAAGAAAGGGATTGTTGGTTTAGCTATATTATTATTCTTTATAGTAATAGCTATTTTAGCTCCAATTTTAGCTCCTCATGATCCTTTAAATGATTATTACGTAGCTGGACATAGAGCTGCTCCTGAATGGGCTGCACCTTTTCTAAGCTCGTATAGTTTAAACATGTTTCCAGTAAAAGATCCAAAGTTTCTTTCAGAGGATGCTTTAAGCGAATGGGATATTTCTTTACCTCATGGAAGTTTATTTGAAGCTTCCTCATCTTATTCAAAAATTACAATTACTCCTGATATGCAAAAAATTTTAGCTTTGCCTAAAGAACAAAATGTTTTAGGAAGCATACATATAAGTCTTAAAAAAACTTCTAAAGAATCATTTTCATTAAAAACAATCAATATTAGTAAAACTTTCATTTACGAATATTCAGCTCCACCTAAAAAATTTATATGCAGCTTTATGGCTCTAAAAGAAGGGCCTGAAGATATATATGTTACAATAAACTATTTTATTATCACACCTAAATATGGAAAAGTAATTTTATTATCAAAAAGATTATCTGAAAATTCATGGCTTATACAAAATGTTGATTCTCATAGTTCAGATGTTAAGAGAAATGTTGGTAAACTTGTTGGAGATCCAACTGGAATATTAACTGAAGTGCCTTCAACTCTTTTTACAACTAAAGGAAAATACACTTTTGGAATACAAATAGACATTTATGATGAATCACAGAATGAAAGTAATGCAGATATTTATTTAACAAATATGAATATAAAACTTTTAGGTTCAGCTTATGGAGTACTTGGAACAGATTGGGCTGGAAGAGACTTATATTCACAACTTTTGTATGGTTCTAGAACAACTTTATACATAGCTTTCCTATGCGCATTCCTATCTGTTGGCATAGGATTAGTTGTTGGTCTTGTTTCTGGATACGTTGGAGGATTAACAGATGAAATATCAATGAGGTTTACAGATGTATTATTAACTCTTCCATATCTTCCTTTAGTACTTGTTTTAATGGCTGTTTTGGGAGCTAAAATTGAAAATTTAATAATTTTGCTTGGTTTTCTAGGATGGATGGGTTTTGCTAGAATGGTTAGATCTCAAACATTAAGCTTAAAAGAAAGAGCTTTTGTTGAAGCTTCAAGAGCTTTAGGAGCTTCTACTGGACATATAATTTTTAAGCACATTTTACCAAACGTAATGGGATTAGTATATGTTGCATTAGCATTAAATGTTCCTACAATAATTGTAGCTGAAGCTTGGCTTAGTTTCCTTGGTTTAGGAGACCCAAATAGAGTAACATGGGGAAAAATGATTTTTGAGGCAGAAATAAATCATGCATTAACAGAATTTAATTGGATTCTTCCTCCAGGAATATGTATTGGTCTTATATCTTTATCGTTTGTATTAATTGGATATTCTTTAGATGAAATATTAAATCCAAGACTTAGGAAAAGATAA
- a CDS encoding ABC transporter permease, which produces MGLRKYIVKRTIYTIVLIYIVLTVNFIIFQLMPADPVTIIASSLRLKPEQTKRLVEIFGLNEPLYIRYIKYIRNMFLWEFGYSYYSQHPVINEIMERLPNTILLLGVSTIFSIIFGVFTGVYAAAKRGAKLDLSIMTSSLIVSNLPVFWTGMIFLYVFGFIFKIFPFGGTISPPSPTNPLTDPLSITIDILWHLFLPGFTLFLFSYGAYTLLMRSTMIESLTEDYIITARAKGVDERTVLFKHAFRNASLPLVTNIALSFASIISGAIATETVFSWHGMGLLTWDSVMQADYPVLQAIFYIFALSTIFANFIADILYGFIDPRIKYE; this is translated from the coding sequence ATGGGTTTAAGAAAATATATAGTTAAAAGAACTATATACACAATTGTATTAATATATATAGTTTTAACCGTTAATTTTATTATTTTTCAATTAATGCCAGCAGATCCTGTCACAATTATAGCCAGTTCTCTTAGGCTTAAACCTGAACAAACAAAGAGATTAGTAGAAATATTTGGATTAAACGAGCCTCTCTATATAAGATACATAAAATACATTAGGAATATGTTTTTATGGGAATTTGGCTATTCTTATTATTCTCAACATCCAGTAATTAATGAAATAATGGAAAGGCTTCCAAATACAATTTTATTGCTTGGTGTTTCAACAATTTTTTCAATAATTTTTGGAGTATTTACTGGAGTTTATGCTGCTGCTAAAAGAGGAGCAAAGCTTGATTTAAGTATAATGACAAGTTCTCTTATAGTTAGTAATCTGCCTGTTTTTTGGACAGGGATGATTTTCCTTTATGTTTTTGGTTTCATATTTAAAATATTTCCATTTGGAGGGACCATTAGTCCTCCATCTCCAACTAATCCTCTTACAGATCCATTAAGTATTACAATAGATATTCTATGGCATTTATTCCTTCCAGGTTTTACATTATTCTTATTTAGTTATGGAGCATATACTTTATTGATGAGAAGCACGATGATAGAAAGCCTTACAGAAGATTATATAATAACTGCTAGAGCAAAAGGAGTTGATGAAAGGACTGTGCTTTTTAAACATGCTTTTAGAAATGCTTCTCTTCCATTAGTAACAAATATTGCATTATCTTTTGCAAGTATAATAAGTGGTGCAATAGCTACAGAAACAGTCTTCTCATGGCATGGAATGGGTTTATTAACATGGGATTCTGTTATGCAAGCAGATTATCCTGTTCTTCAGGCAATATTCTATATATTTGCACTATCAACAATTTTTGCAAACTTTATTGCAGATATTCTTTATGGCTTTATAGATCCCAGAATAAAATATGAATAG